The sequence GCAGCTGGTGGGGACTCAGGTCGACACCGTGGACCTCGCGGTCCCCACCGGCGACCCGTCGCATACTCTCGCCGGTGCCACAGCCCACGTCGAGGATGCGGTCGTCATCGGCCAGTGGTAGCTTCGAGAAGTACTGCTTCCGGGTCGGGGCAAAGCCGGTGAAAAGGGGGCGAAGCCGATCGTAGAATCGCGCGACGTACCGGTACATCCGTGCGGCGCGATACTGATTACCGAAGATCGGATGTGGCATCTCAGACCGACGACCTGGCGCCACAGGCATCGCACTTGAGGATCTCCGCCCCGTGTTCGGTCGTCAGCTTCGTGTCGGGGAGGCCACATTCGGGGCAGAGAACGTAGGTGTCGACGTAGTCGTCGAGAACGGCCTGGATGCGACGCTCGGTGAACTCGCCGGTGAGTCGTGCCCGCCCACGCTCGTCGATCTGGGCGCTCGTCCCGAGTTCGTCCTGGAGGAACTTCAGCAGATGTTCCTCCTCGCGACCGACGGTATCGACGGTGGCCTGGAAGTTCTCGTAGACCGTGACGTGCCCTTCAGGACGGACCTCGGGGTCGGGAACGTCGAAACGGACGTCCTCACCGGCGATTTCCGGTTTGTCCTCGAGTGCCCGCTCGAGTTGCTCGTCGTAGTCCATATCTTCGGTGTGCAGGTACGCGCCTAAAAGCCTTTCAGCGTCGACCCGGCCTGCGGACCCGCTCGATGGAGAGCAAAACCGCCCTATCCGCCGAATTTGCCCCAAACAAAGTGTGTTAACGGCTCTCAGGATAATACTATAACCCCACAGTCGCTAGGACAGATTGCAATGAAGAAGCAGGAGCTTATCCATCTACATGGACTCCTCGCAGAGGTAGGAAATTACTACGAGGAAACGACACCAGCAGAACTCGATCTCGACGAATACGATTCTCTTGGTGTCCGACCGACGTCCATACACAAATCGAAAACTGACCACAAGACCGCTGTTTTTGCGCTGGCTGACGGAATCACAGGTGCCTTCGACGGAATCGAACGGACCGAGACCGTCACCCCCAGCGCCGACTGATACGTACCCGATACGTCTCGACCGTCACCGACCATCTCCCGTCCAGCGGCTGCCACACTGAGCCGTGTCGCCACTACAGTCGTGCGAGGGCGATACAACACAACCGATGAAAACCGTCTAGTCGAG is a genomic window of Halanaeroarchaeum sp. HSR-CO containing:
- a CDS encoding translation initiation factor IF-2 subunit beta, which encodes MDYDEQLERALEDKPEIAGEDVRFDVPDPEVRPEGHVTVYENFQATVDTVGREEEHLLKFLQDELGTSAQIDERGRARLTGEFTERRIQAVLDDYVDTYVLCPECGLPDTKLTTEHGAEILKCDACGARSSV
- a CDS encoding UPF0058 family protein, producing the protein MKKQELIHLHGLLAEVGNYYEETTPAELDLDEYDSLGVRPTSIHKSKTDHKTAVFALADGITGAFDGIERTETVTPSAD